Proteins found in one Geomonas subterranea genomic segment:
- the flgA gene encoding flagellar basal body P-ring formation chaperone FlgA, whose translation MRGFVLALAMLALPLAGFARAAAPAPVNVVSEATVKAAINDYLVRKAAPLNADITVKKINYQGDLKLPAGKVTFDVVAPERWEGYGPASVALMVRVDDQVKKNQTVLVEVEALAEMVVAARTLERGEVLSASDLAIVKRDLAQVQGRYFNNIDEAVGLRVKSTLRANAPVRKDNLEKVPIVKSGQVVTIVAENDVVRITATGRAKGAGASGDLITVQNLSSQKEIAARVIDATTVKVDF comes from the coding sequence ATGCGCGGGTTTGTGCTGGCTCTCGCGATGCTCGCCCTGCCGCTCGCAGGCTTCGCCCGCGCCGCGGCCCCGGCCCCGGTCAACGTGGTGAGCGAGGCAACCGTCAAGGCGGCCATCAACGACTACCTGGTGCGGAAGGCGGCCCCCCTGAACGCCGACATCACCGTGAAGAAGATCAACTACCAGGGGGACCTGAAGCTCCCCGCCGGGAAGGTGACCTTCGACGTGGTGGCCCCGGAGCGCTGGGAGGGGTACGGCCCGGCCTCGGTGGCCCTCATGGTGCGGGTCGACGACCAGGTGAAGAAGAACCAGACCGTGCTGGTCGAGGTCGAGGCCCTGGCCGAGATGGTGGTGGCCGCGCGCACCCTGGAGCGGGGCGAGGTGCTCTCGGCCTCCGACCTCGCCATCGTGAAGCGGGACCTGGCCCAGGTGCAGGGGCGTTATTTCAACAACATCGACGAGGCTGTGGGGCTCCGCGTGAAGAGCACGCTCAGGGCCAACGCCCCGGTCAGAAAGGACAATCTCGAGAAGGTGCCCATCGTCAAGAGCGGCCAGGTGGTGACCATCGTGGCAGAGAACGACGTGGTGCGCATCACCGCGACGGGAAGGGCCAAGGGGGCCGGCGCCTCGGGCGACCTGATCACGGTGCAGAACCTCTCCTCGCAGAAGGAGATCGCGGCGCGCGTGATCGACGCGACCACGGTAAAGGTGGATTTTTGA